From the genome of Desulfovibrio sp. JY:
TCGAGGAGATCGGCCGGGAAGAGGTCGCCCGCCGCATTTTCGCCATCGTCGACATCCTGGCCGCCGGGCTCGCCGCGCGGGGGCTGCCCGTGGTCTCGCCCCTGACGCCGGAGGAGCGCTCGGGCATCATCGCCTTTGGCCATCCCGACGCCCCGGGCCTGTACAAGGCGCTTATGGCCGCGAACGTGGCCGTGTCGTTGCGCGACGGACGCATTCGCCTGTCGCCGCACTGCTACAACGACGCAACGGATGCCGAGCGCTTTTTCGCCAGGCTCGACGCCTTTGACGGACGCTGAGCACAGTTCCTGCGGGAGTTCGACGCCGCGGTGGAGGCCGTGGAGCCATGCCTGGGATGATCGCCAGGCCCGCACCATGATCGAATACGATCAATGCGGGCCTGACCTTCCCCCCATTTTCGCAATGCGCGCTCTTCTAGTCGACTAGAGCATAAATGAAGATCCGCATCTGTGCGTCTTTTACAGGATGGATGGTCAAGATCACGACGTGCTTGCTGTCGCCTGTTCCGGGCCTCACGTTAAGGCCTTCGAAATGCCCGAAGTCCTGGGGGTGTCCAATCGGGTTGAACCAGCACGCTTTTACAGGCCGGCTTCCAAAATCGATAAGGAACTCCTGGCTTTTGCCAACGGGCACGACATAGTTGCCCTCGCCTGACCCGCCGGCGACGACGACATTTTTCGTGATGATTTCCATAATGTCTCTCCTTGCTGCGTGGGTTGCGGTTTGCATGAGGCGCCAGGTAGGGGGAATACCGGGCGAGACGAACGAATAATTCCTATTCTATATATAAGTATTATTATATGCAATATATTATTTTCCCCGTCGTATTTCTTGATTTTCGCTGGAATCGTAGACGTTTTATATAAAAGGCGATCGTAGAAGATGCTTGTCGCGCCCGCCGGGGCACCCGGACGGCAAAGTCCAGCGACCCTACTCGAGGGCGCAGGCCGCCCCATCGGGCGCATGAAGTGAGCCTGATCGTCAGGCGACGCGCGGAGATGTGCAAGCGCAGGCGGATGCTCCGCCCGGGGGATCAGGCCATGGAACCCGGGATGCGGGGGTTGGACCCGGGAGGTCGGCCGGAGCGTCCCGTTTCGCGCTGGCGCGGCGCAAGACGACGGCGCGCCAGCCGATGCGGACGCGACGGTGACAGGGCAGATCCCGGCCCGTCTGTTCGAGGACTTCTTGGAGGAAGAAGTTTGCTTTTCAACTGGTCAGGCAGGAACGCCCGGAAGGGGAGGGTATCCCTTCCGGGCGACGAAAACGGCTGAGCCGACGCTCTTTCGCGAACGCCTAGCCGAACGAGCGGGTGAACAGGTCGGCGATGGCCGCCTTGCCGGATTCTTCGAGAAACCGGGTGCCGGTGCCGGTGAAATGGGTCTGGGTGATGGTCGGCGCGGCCACCGGGGCCCAGGTGTCGCTCTTCCAGGTGAACCAGCCGGCCTTTTGCTGGCAGAAGACGAAAAGCGGCTTGTTGCAGATCTTGGCGAATTCCGCGCCCCAGCCTGTGCCGCCCTTGACCGTGCCGTCCTCCTGGATGCTCCCCACCACGAAAATCTCCAGGCCGGCGTCGACCTGATGCATGATGGTGCGCAGGACCATGCGGATCTGCGGGCCGTTGGAAAATTTGCGCGCCAGAAGTTTGGACACGTAGGTGAGGCTCACGTCCTTCTTGGCCAGTTCCTCCTGGGTCAGGACGCGGATGCCGCGGGTGCGTTCGATGCGGTGCCCTTCGAACGTGTAGGTGACTTCCTGGACGCCGTGGCTTTCGGCCTGGCGGCCGAACTCGGCCTCGGCGCCCTGGGCGCCGCCGCTGAAAAGCGTGAAGTTGGTGGCCTTGGGCATGGGGACTCCTTGGCAGTGTGGTTCCTGTGGCGAGGCAGCGCCGACGCAAGCCGCCCATTTCCGGGCATTGTGCACGTTTTGGCCGGGCCGCGCAAGAAAAGGACGCGGTTTCCCGCGCCCCGGCCCGAACCTTCGCGTCCCGGCGGCCCGGGCGGTCGCGCCAGCCGGGCCGAAACGGGAAAGAACGTTATTCCAACCGCATACGGGTCATGGACGTCTTGAGGTCCGAGGCCAGATGGGCCAGGCTCGTCACGGCGTCGGACGTCTGGGTCATGGACCCGGCGGTATCCTCGGCGATGCGGTTGATGTGGTCGGTGGAGCGGTTGATTTCCTCGGAGGTGGCGGACTGCTGTTCGGCGGCTGTGGCGATGCCGCGCACCTGATCCGAGGTTTTTTCCACGAAATTGAGGATCTGGTGCAGGGCGTCGCCGGCTTCGTGGGCCAGGTTGTCGGCGTCCTCGATGCCCTGGGTGGTCTCGTCGGTGGCGGACATGTTGCGCCGGGCGCTTTCCTGGATGGCCCGGATGTAGTTGCTCACCTCTTTGGTGGCGGTCATGGTCTTTTCGGCGAGCTTGCGCACCTCGTCGGCCACCACCGCGAATCCCCGTCCGGCCTCGCCGGCCCGGGCCGCTTCGATGGCGGCATTGAGCGCCAGCAGGTTGGTCTGATCGGCGATATCGGAGATGACCTGCATGATCTGGCCGATGCCCTGGGCCTGGCCGCCAAGATCCTGCATTTCGGATTTGAGCCCGGCCGCCTTGACGTTGACCGACTCCATGACGCTTATGACCTTGGCCACGAGGTCCGCGCCGGTGGTGGCCATGGCATTGGCCTTGCTGGCCGTCGCGGCGGCGTCCCCGGCGTTTCTGGCCACCTCGAGGATCGTGGCGTTCATCTCTTCGATGGCCGTGGCCACTTCGGCCGTTCGGGAGCGCTGCTCCTCCATGCCTTCGGTGGACTGGGAAATATGGCTGGTCATCTGCTCGGCCGCGTCGGCCAGGGACTCGGCCACGGCCGTGGCTTCGGACACGCCCTGGGCGATGCGGTGGTTTTGCTCGGTGATGGTGCGTTCCTTGAGCACCACGCCCGTGAAGTCGGCCACGGACACGAAGCCGCCGATGAGGTTGTCGTCGAAGTCCAGGATAGGGGTGGAGAAGATGCTGATGTATTTGCGGTTGCCCTTGTGGGTGTCGAATTCCGTCTTGGAACTCTGGCGGGAGCGTTCGCGGATGGCCTTGTCGGCTATGGTCTCGCGCTCCTCGTTGTAGAAGAAGCGGGAGAAGCTCTTACCGACGTGGCTTTCCGGCGTGCCGTCGTTTTCCGTCAGGCGCACCATGTGCTGGTTGACCCATTTGATCTTGCCATCTTCCCCGACGATGGCCATGGGCGTGATGATGTTGCCGAGCATGGCTTCGTCCTTGCTCAGGCGTTCCTTGATGGCCTTTTCATGGGGCAGGATGGATTCGCGCAGGGCATCGGCGCGGAGCAGGGGGTCGTCTTCCAGTATGCAGTCGAAGGTGGCGGAGGCGACCGAGGCGAACATGCGGGTGATACAGGTAAACATCGTTTCCAGGCGTCCCTGGGCCCACAGCAGGAAGCCCGAGACGAGGACGAAGGCAAGCCCCAGGAGACAATAGGAAAGGATACCGCCGGCCAGGGCGCTTGCCACAAGGAGGACGGCGTTGGCGATAAGGACGGCGAACAGCAACGGACGTTTCATGATGCCTCCCGGGAAAAAATGGACAAACATCCGTGGCAGCGGACACGTCGGCCGTAACGTATAATCACCCGAACCGCAATAATAAGGGCGCAATTGTAACAGCGCGGACGCGTTCAGTAGACGAGGCAGGCGTCCTTGGCGGCGCGTTCCAGGAACAGGCGCACGAGCGGCGCGGCCATAGGCCGGGCGTCGCCCGGGGCGAAGGCGTCCCGGGGGGCATCCGGTTTGCCGTTCCAGTCGGAAAAGCGCAGCTCCACCACGTTTTCCCCGGTCTGGCCGGGCAGGACGGCGTCGGACAGGCAGGTCGGGACAAGCCAGGGCTCAGGCCGGCGATGCATAATAACAGCGCCCCTCGAAGCAGGGCCGGCAGAGCGTCTCCCCGCCGGAGACAATCTCGCGCCCGTCGAGGACCGATTCACCGCAGCGCGCGCACAGGCAGGCCCGCACCGGCCGGCCGGGCAGGTCCTCGGGGCGCAGGGGCACGGCAACCGGGGTCAGGCGGAAAAGCGCCTCGTCGGGGATCGTGGCGAGAAGCGCCGGATCGGCGTCCTTGTCCGGGCCGTCCTCGCGCGCGGCCACGCGCACGGCGGCCCCGGTGCGCAGGTTGACGAAGGTGGCCGCCATCTTGCCGTAATCGAGCACCTTCATGGTGCGCTTGCCGGGCCGGCAGCCGGTCAGGGCCATGATGGCGTCCGTGGCGCAGCGGTCGATTTCCACGAACACGATCAAATCCTTGCGGTCCGCGCCCTTGGGGTCGGTGATGCCGATTTCCCGCAGGCCGGCCATGGTCATGCGGGTGCCGATCCGGATGCCCCGGCAGACGTCGCCGTGAAAGCGGCCCGCCTCTTCGAGCAGACGGGCGTAGGTCTCGGATTGCGTTGTATCCATGCCGCTTCCTCCCTTGGCGCGTCTTGTCCCAGGGGCGCGGGAAAAAAGCAATCCATCACGGGTGGTTGTAAAATCGTGTGCCTTGCGTCACGCTCTTCGGCCTCTTCCCAACGTGGATTTCCGGTAAAAAGTT
Proteins encoded in this window:
- a CDS encoding methyl-accepting chemotaxis protein, coding for MKRPLLFAVLIANAVLLVASALAGGILSYCLLGLAFVLVSGFLLWAQGRLETMFTCITRMFASVASATFDCILEDDPLLRADALRESILPHEKAIKERLSKDEAMLGNIITPMAIVGEDGKIKWVNQHMVRLTENDGTPESHVGKSFSRFFYNEERETIADKAIRERSRQSSKTEFDTHKGNRKYISIFSTPILDFDDNLIGGFVSVADFTGVVLKERTITEQNHRIAQGVSEATAVAESLADAAEQMTSHISQSTEGMEEQRSRTAEVATAIEEMNATILEVARNAGDAAATASKANAMATTGADLVAKVISVMESVNVKAAGLKSEMQDLGGQAQGIGQIMQVISDIADQTNLLALNAAIEAARAGEAGRGFAVVADEVRKLAEKTMTATKEVSNYIRAIQESARRNMSATDETTQGIEDADNLAHEAGDALHQILNFVEKTSDQVRGIATAAEQQSATSEEINRSTDHINRIAEDTAGSMTQTSDAVTSLAHLASDLKTSMTRMRLE
- a CDS encoding TraR/DksA C4-type zinc finger protein, with the protein product MDTTQSETYARLLEEAGRFHGDVCRGIRIGTRMTMAGLREIGITDPKGADRKDLIVFVEIDRCATDAIMALTGCRPGKRTMKVLDYGKMAATFVNLRTGAAVRVAAREDGPDKDADPALLATIPDEALFRLTPVAVPLRPEDLPGRPVRACLCARCGESVLDGREIVSGGETLCRPCFEGRCYYASPA